In Fluviicola taffensis DSM 16823, the following are encoded in one genomic region:
- a CDS encoding acyl-CoA thioesterase gives MQDKITFQFVSEPTDVNFGGKVHGGAVMKWIDQAAYACASTWSEGYCVTVYVGGIRFFKPIHIGSLVKIQARVIYTGKSSIHIGVDVFSRKMSEHKYEKTTHCVIVFVSVDENGKSKPTNQWIPNTERETQLQQYAIRLMELRKDIEVEMGPHLKDLF, from the coding sequence ATGCAAGATAAAATTACCTTTCAGTTTGTAAGTGAGCCAACAGATGTGAATTTTGGTGGTAAAGTTCATGGTGGTGCTGTAATGAAATGGATTGATCAGGCTGCTTATGCATGTGCTTCTACTTGGTCAGAAGGCTATTGCGTAACTGTTTACGTAGGGGGAATTCGCTTTTTCAAACCCATTCATATTGGAAGTTTGGTGAAGATTCAAGCACGCGTTATCTATACAGGGAAATCAAGTATTCATATTGGTGTTGATGTGTTTTCCCGAAAAATGAGTGAGCATAAATACGAAAAGACAACCCATTGTGTGATTGTCTTCGTTTCTGTGGATGAAAATGGAAAGTCTAAACCAACCAATCAATGGATTCCTAATACGGAGCGCGAAACCCAGTTGCAGCAATATGCTATTCGATTAATGGAACTTCGGAAAGATATTGAAGTGGAAATGGGACCTCATTTGAAAGATTTATTCTAA
- a CDS encoding response regulator, protein MEKYPFFGLRIQVLDDNPFYTTLYKLQLERELLTAYSMHQNHFKISTYTDSAEFLTDLPGIHSISFLDYNLGNNLTGLDVMDKIKRQTTLAKVYIVTDENNSFILRSCLDAGADGIIFKNNELMELSLMVIQQTINSPDFPYQLNVPRIN, encoded by the coding sequence ATGGAAAAGTACCCGTTTTTTGGATTACGTATTCAAGTATTAGATGATAACCCGTTTTACACCACTTTGTATAAATTGCAGTTGGAACGCGAATTATTGACAGCTTATTCCATGCATCAAAATCATTTCAAAATCAGCACATATACTGATTCGGCGGAATTCCTAACAGATTTACCTGGAATTCATTCCATTTCTTTCTTGGATTACAACTTAGGAAATAATTTAACTGGATTGGATGTAATGGATAAAATTAAAAGACAAACTACTTTGGCTAAAGTCTACATCGTAACTGATGAAAATAATTCGTTCATTCTGCGTTCTTGTTTGGATGCTGGGGCAGATGGAATCATTTTTAAAAACAATGAGCTGATGGAACTTTCATTGATGGTGATTCAACAAACGATAAATAGTCCTGATTTTCCCTATCAATTAAATGTTCCTCGAATCAATTAG
- a CDS encoding site-specific integrase gives MKNQKLAIRVRLNLQKGKDNKFPIYIRFYVDGVKAEISTRHFILQSHWDSKNDRVKALCAEAAFINGYVERTTNFINQEFLKAHSLGKETSALEIKNKLQGKESTPQHKTILQAFDYHNLKMAETVKVGKVVPKTLTRYHITRNKVANFIKLQFKAADKPLPEMRLSFVTEFEHYLLTVEKIQSNTAHKYIKNLKKIMNMAVGLDWIPSNPFTQFKCSYTSPDREILNQDELNLIMNKKMHTARLEEVRDVFIFCCYTGFAYADVYQFEKDAVMKGLDGNLWLSTNRQKTGTKESVPLLPIPLEILSKYQDHEYCLKYNKLLPVNSNQRYNSYLKEIADLCGIKKKLTSHIARHTFATTVTLANGVPIETVSAMLGHSNIRTTQIYAKVVEQKVSDDMLKLKSILQSKTTQKEMKKVSGC, from the coding sequence ATGAAAAATCAAAAATTAGCCATTAGGGTTAGGCTTAACTTGCAAAAAGGAAAAGACAACAAATTTCCTATCTACATCCGATTTTACGTTGATGGAGTGAAGGCTGAAATTTCAACTCGTCATTTTATTCTTCAGTCACATTGGGATAGTAAAAATGATCGTGTTAAAGCTCTTTGCGCTGAAGCTGCTTTCATCAATGGTTATGTTGAAAGAACCACAAACTTCATTAATCAAGAATTTCTTAAGGCACATTCTTTAGGAAAAGAAACAAGCGCGCTTGAAATTAAAAACAAACTTCAAGGAAAAGAATCAACACCCCAACACAAAACCATCCTCCAGGCATTCGACTATCACAACCTTAAAATGGCAGAAACAGTAAAAGTTGGTAAGGTAGTTCCGAAGACTTTGACTAGGTACCACATTACTCGGAACAAAGTGGCAAACTTCATCAAGCTTCAATTTAAAGCAGCGGACAAGCCTTTGCCTGAAATGCGCTTATCATTCGTAACCGAATTTGAGCATTACCTTTTAACTGTTGAGAAAATCCAATCTAACACCGCTCACAAGTACATTAAGAACTTGAAGAAGATCATGAACATGGCTGTTGGTCTAGACTGGATTCCTTCGAACCCTTTTACGCAGTTCAAGTGTTCTTATACCAGTCCTGATCGTGAGATTTTAAATCAAGATGAATTGAACCTCATCATGAACAAGAAAATGCACACCGCACGTTTGGAAGAAGTGCGTGATGTTTTCATTTTCTGCTGCTATACAGGCTTTGCCTATGCAGATGTATATCAATTCGAAAAAGATGCTGTAATGAAAGGCTTAGATGGTAATTTGTGGTTATCTACCAATCGTCAAAAGACAGGAACCAAAGAGAGTGTTCCATTACTTCCAATTCCCTTGGAAATCTTATCGAAGTACCAGGACCATGAGTATTGCTTGAAATACAACAAGCTCCTTCCAGTGAACAGCAATCAGCGTTACAATTCCTACTTGAAAGAAATTGCTGATTTGTGTGGTATAAAGAAAAAGTTAACCTCGCATATTGCTCGCCATACTTTTGCAACTACCGTAACATTGGCCAACGGTGTTCCCATTGAAACAGTTTCTGCAATGCTTGGTCATAGCAACATACGAACCACTCAGATTTACGCCAAAGTGGTTGAACAAAAAGTAAGTGATGATATGCTAAAATTGAAGTCAATTCTTCAATCAAAAACAACTCAAAAAGAAATGAAAAAAGTGAGCGGCTGTTAG
- a CDS encoding helix-turn-helix domain-containing protein: MAAQIVTIEDLEQFKTDLISELKNLLDGQFNATTIKREESKKVWLKSHQVQRMLGISPGTLQTLRLNGTIPFTKIGGVLFYDEEDINRLFESNMRNRS; encoded by the coding sequence ATGGCAGCACAAATTGTAACAATTGAGGACCTTGAACAATTCAAAACAGATCTCATCTCAGAATTGAAAAATCTATTGGATGGTCAGTTCAACGCAACCACCATCAAAAGAGAAGAATCAAAAAAAGTATGGCTCAAGTCACACCAAGTACAACGTATGTTGGGAATCTCTCCAGGAACGCTTCAAACCCTTCGATTAAATGGTACCATTCCATTCACCAAAATCGGCGGAGTCCTTTTCTACGATGAAGAAGACATCAATCGCTTGTTTGAATCGAATATGCGCAACCGGTCTTAA
- a CDS encoding ATPase translates to MKQPQRPQELPYDLVNNFRHYDFNRSLLWIQYFGKLQYGSNFEIFHQDKETLYKLLIYTIRDEENCKKYNLDLNKGLMLTGPIGCGKTSLMNIMRKFAYMETMYNIVSTRDIAAAYNQEGYPIIHKYGKTNKIFCFDDLGVERSMKHFGNDCNTMAEILLSRYDFMTQLGTITHATTNLNAKELEDAYGNRVRSRLRSMFNLVFFAESSFDKRK, encoded by the coding sequence ATGAAACAACCACAACGCCCACAAGAATTGCCATACGATTTAGTGAACAATTTCCGTCACTATGATTTTAATCGTTCACTGCTTTGGATCCAATATTTCGGAAAGCTTCAGTATGGCTCCAATTTTGAAATCTTTCACCAGGACAAAGAGACTTTATACAAGCTACTGATTTACACTATTCGTGATGAAGAGAATTGCAAAAAATACAATTTAGACTTGAACAAAGGTTTGATGCTGACTGGTCCAATTGGTTGCGGTAAAACCTCCCTCATGAACATCATGCGAAAGTTTGCTTACATGGAAACCATGTACAACATTGTTTCAACAAGAGACATTGCTGCAGCCTACAACCAAGAAGGCTATCCAATTATTCACAAGTATGGTAAGACAAATAAAATCTTCTGCTTCGATGATCTGGGAGTTGAACGCAGCATGAAACACTTCGGAAACGATTGTAACACCATGGCAGAAATCCTTCTTTCACGTTATGATTTCATGACCCAACTTGGAACCATTACGCATGCAACAACGAACCTAAATGCAAAAGAATTGGAGGATGCTTATGGGAATCGGGTACGGTCGAGGTTGAGGAGTATGTTTAATCTTGTTTTTTTTGCAGAATCATCCTTTGACAAGCGAAAGTAG
- a CDS encoding type IV toxin-antitoxin system AbiEi family antitoxin: MYRNNDYIYDAVSKLESLTDFKIEIESKRNDYDAVLTINDHRFKVIAQSNVRNSNKGIVLSRMIDFPINDRKTIIFIADYISKDAAQELRINGINYIDTSGNTNIRNGNLYVFIEGQKATQKEKNNQTRAFQEAGVKLLFFLLSEPRNLQLSYREIAENTKISIGSVSNIMSELEDMHFLLKTKKKRLLKNQNELLERWIVAYNDILKPRIFRKKMRFISKHNFKDASILNMTDPCVWGGEPGASIITNYLRPEKFTLYTNNELADLSRTLEMIPDLEGNVDIYQIFWNQKAKTDITAPPLIIYADLMTSGYERNIETAKMIFENELQHIK, encoded by the coding sequence ATGTACAGGAACAACGATTATATCTATGATGCAGTATCAAAATTGGAAAGTCTCACCGACTTTAAAATTGAGATAGAGAGCAAAAGAAATGATTATGACGCAGTGCTCACAATAAATGATCATCGCTTCAAAGTGATTGCTCAATCCAATGTTCGTAACTCAAATAAAGGAATTGTTCTTTCTAGAATGATCGATTTTCCAATCAATGATCGCAAAACAATCATTTTCATAGCTGATTACATTTCAAAGGACGCAGCGCAAGAATTACGTATTAATGGAATAAATTACATTGATACTTCTGGAAATACCAACATACGAAATGGAAATCTATATGTTTTTATAGAAGGCCAGAAAGCTACACAAAAAGAAAAAAACAACCAAACGAGGGCTTTTCAAGAAGCAGGAGTGAAACTTTTATTCTTTCTGCTCTCCGAGCCTCGAAATTTGCAGCTGTCTTATAGAGAAATAGCTGAGAACACAAAAATATCTATCGGGTCAGTTAGTAACATCATGTCAGAACTAGAGGACATGCATTTCTTGCTTAAAACAAAGAAAAAAAGATTGCTGAAAAATCAAAATGAGCTTTTAGAAAGATGGATAGTTGCATATAATGACATATTAAAGCCTAGGATTTTTAGAAAAAAAATGAGATTTATTTCAAAACATAATTTTAAAGATGCTTCAATACTCAACATGACCGATCCATGTGTATGGGGCGGAGAACCAGGAGCATCAATAATTACTAATTATCTAAGACCTGAAAAATTTACACTTTACACAAATAACGAATTGGCTGATTTGTCTAGAACCCTTGAAATGATTCCTGATTTAGAAGGCAATGTGGATATCTATCAAATATTCTGGAATCAAAAGGCTAAAACAGACATTACAGCTCCTCCATTAATTATTTATGCTGATCTAATGACAAGCGGGTATGAACGAAATATTGAAACAGCTAAAATGATCTTTGAAAATGAATTACAGCATATCAAGTGA
- a CDS encoding nucleotidyl transferase AbiEii/AbiGii toxin family protein gives MNYSISSDQLTHPLLKPIFQEVNQYFNNTGIQFFVIGAAARDIYMQLFDRESKARLTYDLDLAVAINDWNQFEIVEKGLLSLGSFKKDPDNKQRFIYKDQFSLDIVPFGSIMNHDSKISWPPDDSIEMSVVGFSEVEEATIKVELDNEISIKIATIDGVFYLKIIAWADRNLSGNRDAEDIGFIMKKYLDLHESRASQYYHEVYAEPFSRITGGSVLLAKDIANLINGNLTAKSKFVNIISSQLELEEDSKLINQILETHSELKYDEVHTSLQNLIKELEK, from the coding sequence ATGAATTACAGCATATCAAGTGATCAACTGACCCATCCTCTACTTAAACCTATATTTCAAGAGGTAAATCAGTATTTTAATAATACAGGTATACAATTCTTTGTTATTGGTGCAGCTGCAAGAGATATATACATGCAATTATTTGATCGTGAATCAAAAGCACGACTGACTTATGATTTGGATTTGGCAGTTGCAATAAATGATTGGAATCAGTTTGAAATTGTGGAGAAAGGATTGTTAAGCCTGGGTTCTTTTAAAAAAGATCCAGATAATAAGCAAAGGTTTATTTATAAAGATCAATTTAGTTTAGATATTGTTCCCTTTGGTTCCATAATGAATCATGACTCGAAAATATCTTGGCCTCCAGATGATAGTATAGAAATGTCTGTAGTGGGTTTTTCAGAAGTTGAAGAAGCAACTATAAAAGTTGAACTTGACAATGAAATTAGCATCAAAATAGCAACAATTGATGGTGTTTTCTATTTAAAGATAATAGCATGGGCAGACCGTAATTTATCGGGAAATCGCGATGCCGAAGATATTGGTTTTATCATGAAGAAATATCTGGATTTACATGAGTCTCGTGCATCTCAGTACTATCATGAAGTTTATGCCGAACCTTTTTCAAGAATAACCGGTGGTTCAGTATTATTGGCAAAAGACATAGCAAATCTTATAAATGGAAATTTAACTGCAAAATCAAAATTCGTCAACATAATTAGCAGTCAATTAGAACTTGAAGAAGATAGCAAATTAATCAACCAAATATTAGAAACTCATAGTGAATTAAAATACGATGAAGTGCACACCTCACTTCAAAACCTAATCAAAGAACTTGAAAAATAA
- the mads2 gene encoding methylation-associated defense system DNA methyltransferase MAD2, translating to MSEEIEVQDEIILEDNQLVCILTNEVKKVSALESNLQSIIRMLNEEYGYDLEDMERDFKIDFIDPDTNKPKKQKVELVVFEKSKSHIQDNIIRICIVQDDKIKDTDKKKGIAPTLENAMGAVASCEFGLWANGSSYHFLQKEEDALGYDVEFTDLSDFPGEGETLEDIDRADRSSSRKPANDSLIKVFKRSHDYIYGNEGRKKDAFWQLLNLIFCKLYDEKRRFICAEKGESYRRKFWVGVKEQNTEEGRKAVAKRIKGLFDELKNDQVFSEVFDGNESIALTDKGLAFIAGELAKYSFLDASIDVKGMAYETIVSNTLKQEAGQFFTPRNIVKAMVEMLDPTETDRVLDPACGSGGFLVMVLDHVRKKITEQMFPDLDGPLLAEKYNTYEVNEKVREYAENNIFGFDFDPDLKKAARMNMVMAGDGHANIFHVNSLAYPNWEHPAEIEKINMSINNSLRNMKDDLSYGSDARGKFDVIFTNPPFGAKVKVEQEIASRYFLSKYSDAPEVLFIEACYDFLKEGGKMAIVLPDGILGNPNTIHVREWILEKFKILASIDLAVEAFLPQVGVQASLLFLQKKSELERNLALDGDDDYNVFMAIAEKLGKDRRGNPIYLRDEDGAELLFDIETKYIIRKKDGANEVKIRKEKLKQLDDDLPIIAQEYINFLKEN from the coding sequence ATGTCAGAGGAAATCGAAGTACAGGATGAAATAATATTGGAGGACAACCAGTTAGTTTGTATTCTGACCAATGAAGTAAAAAAAGTGTCTGCGCTCGAATCAAACCTTCAATCGATCATCAGAATGTTGAACGAAGAATACGGGTATGATCTTGAAGATATGGAACGTGATTTTAAAATTGATTTTATTGATCCAGACACAAACAAACCGAAGAAGCAGAAAGTTGAATTAGTTGTGTTTGAAAAAAGTAAATCACACATCCAAGATAATATTATCAGGATCTGTATAGTTCAAGACGATAAAATCAAAGATACAGATAAGAAAAAGGGAATTGCTCCGACATTAGAAAATGCAATGGGCGCAGTTGCAAGTTGTGAATTTGGACTTTGGGCAAATGGATCAAGCTATCATTTTCTTCAAAAAGAAGAAGATGCTTTAGGCTACGATGTTGAATTCACCGATCTTTCGGACTTTCCTGGTGAAGGTGAAACCTTAGAGGACATCGATCGTGCAGATCGTTCAAGCAGTAGGAAACCTGCTAATGACTCACTTATTAAAGTCTTCAAGCGCTCGCATGATTACATCTATGGAAACGAGGGGCGTAAAAAAGATGCGTTTTGGCAATTACTAAACCTCATCTTTTGTAAATTATACGATGAAAAGCGTCGTTTTATTTGCGCAGAAAAGGGAGAGAGTTATAGAAGAAAGTTCTGGGTTGGTGTTAAAGAACAAAACACAGAGGAAGGCAGAAAAGCAGTTGCAAAAAGAATAAAAGGATTATTTGACGAATTAAAAAATGATCAGGTTTTTTCAGAAGTTTTTGATGGTAATGAATCGATTGCATTAACTGACAAAGGACTTGCATTTATTGCAGGAGAACTAGCCAAATATTCATTCCTTGACGCGTCTATTGATGTTAAAGGAATGGCTTATGAAACAATTGTTAGTAATACATTAAAACAAGAAGCTGGTCAATTTTTCACACCAAGAAATATTGTTAAAGCAATGGTTGAAATGTTAGACCCAACAGAAACTGACCGTGTTCTGGATCCAGCATGTGGCTCAGGGGGATTCCTTGTTATGGTATTGGATCATGTTAGAAAAAAAATAACGGAACAGATGTTTCCTGATCTTGATGGCCCTTTACTTGCAGAAAAATACAATACATATGAAGTAAATGAAAAAGTCCGTGAATATGCCGAAAACAACATATTTGGTTTTGATTTTGACCCAGACTTAAAGAAGGCGGCTCGCATGAACATGGTGATGGCTGGTGATGGTCATGCCAATATTTTTCATGTCAATTCATTAGCTTATCCAAATTGGGAGCATCCGGCAGAAATTGAAAAAATAAATATGTCGATTAATAATAGCCTAAGGAATATGAAGGATGATCTATCTTATGGCTCTGATGCAAGGGGTAAATTCGATGTGATTTTTACCAATCCACCCTTTGGAGCAAAAGTGAAAGTTGAACAAGAAATAGCATCACGCTATTTTCTATCAAAATATAGCGATGCACCTGAAGTATTATTTATTGAAGCATGTTATGATTTTCTAAAGGAAGGTGGTAAAATGGCTATTGTATTACCTGATGGCATATTAGGAAATCCAAACACCATTCATGTTCGTGAATGGATCCTTGAAAAATTTAAAATCCTTGCCTCCATAGATTTGGCAGTAGAGGCCTTTTTACCCCAAGTTGGTGTTCAAGCCTCGTTATTATTTCTACAAAAAAAATCTGAGTTGGAAAGAAATTTAGCTCTAGATGGTGATGATGATTATAATGTTTTTATGGCTATTGCCGAAAAGTTAGGTAAAGATCGTCGGGGCAATCCAATCTATTTACGTGATGAAGATGGCGCTGAATTGCTTTTTGATATAGAAACCAAATATATTATTCGCAAAAAAGATGGCGCGAATGAAGTTAAAATTCGAAAGGAAAAGTTGAAACAACTTGATGATGATCTGCCGATCATTGCTCAAGAGTATATCAATTTTTTAAAAGAAAATTGA
- the mads5 gene encoding methylation-associated defense system restriction endonuclease subunit S MAD5: MKKAIVSSNTINSNSGILKPNFHLNYGKKRIGAAQKNGCPFLPLGEVTKKVFTGGIFKRIFISNPEYGIPYISAQHMMNLNPLDVSKIISKKYTPRQEDMTLRHNQILLSCAGTVGNVRLIGNELDGIIGSQDIIRIIADNSKMLYGYLFAYLSTPTAYNYIQSYIYGSVVPRIEPNTISKLPVPIISREKQVKIHELIKEASHLRTEANNTFSKLINEINTLLEIEIERKNIKYSFRKIRDIKMFEKRLDASYNCGPGRRIYDVISKQDHITLKDISEIFHPMLFGKKQLKGSENGNFLFKSSSMMKMKPETDFVLSLRKVDLYSKLQVKEGWSLISRTGTVGNVVRINKTLADIYIDDHMIRVKPNENYSGLIFIYLKSFYGQKLIEFQKYGSVQEVINSDYIERIPIPKFLLEEKLIMRFNKEVKEASSKIDKAALNEFNSNELIEKEIESWQK, encoded by the coding sequence ATGAAAAAAGCAATTGTTTCTAGTAACACAATTAACTCTAATTCAGGAATTTTAAAGCCGAATTTTCATTTGAATTATGGAAAAAAAAGAATTGGAGCAGCACAAAAAAATGGTTGTCCATTTTTACCTTTAGGAGAAGTAACTAAAAAAGTATTTACTGGGGGTATTTTTAAACGAATTTTCATTTCTAATCCAGAGTACGGAATTCCTTATATTTCTGCTCAACATATGATGAATTTAAATCCATTGGATGTTTCGAAAATAATTTCAAAAAAATACACGCCTCGTCAGGAAGATATGACCCTAAGACATAACCAAATACTTTTAAGTTGCGCAGGAACGGTAGGTAATGTTAGATTGATAGGAAATGAACTAGATGGAATCATTGGATCTCAAGATATTATAAGAATAATCGCTGATAACTCGAAAATGTTATATGGTTATTTATTTGCATATCTTTCAACACCGACAGCCTATAATTATATTCAATCTTATATATATGGTTCTGTTGTCCCAAGAATTGAACCCAATACAATTTCAAAATTACCAGTCCCTATCATTTCACGAGAAAAACAAGTAAAAATCCATGAATTAATTAAAGAGGCAAGTCATCTGAGAACAGAGGCAAATAACACATTCAGCAAATTAATTAATGAAATAAATACTTTACTTGAAATAGAAATTGAGAGAAAAAATATAAAATATTCTTTTAGAAAAATTCGTGATATTAAAATGTTTGAAAAGCGTTTAGATGCATCATATAATTGTGGACCAGGTAGAAGAATTTATGATGTTATTTCTAAACAAGATCATATCACACTAAAGGATATTTCAGAAATTTTTCATCCAATGCTTTTTGGTAAGAAGCAATTAAAAGGTTCTGAAAATGGGAATTTTCTTTTTAAGAGTTCATCTATGATGAAAATGAAACCTGAAACTGACTTTGTATTATCATTACGTAAGGTGGATCTATATTCTAAACTTCAAGTCAAAGAAGGTTGGAGTTTAATCTCTAGAACAGGGACAGTTGGAAATGTTGTTAGAATTAATAAAACACTAGCCGACATCTATATCGATGACCATATGATTAGGGTAAAACCAAATGAAAATTATTCAGGTTTAATTTTCATTTATCTTAAATCATTTTATGGCCAAAAATTGATCGAATTTCAAAAATATGGTTCTGTTCAAGAAGTTATAAACAGTGACTACATTGAAAGAATTCCTATACCAAAATTTCTTCTTGAAGAAAAATTAATAATGAGATTCAATAAAGAAGTTAAAGAAGCAAGTTCAAAAATTGATAAAGCGGCTTTAAACGAATTTAATTCAAATGAACTCATTGAAAAAGAAATTGAATCATGGCAAAAATAA